A section of the Triticum dicoccoides isolate Atlit2015 ecotype Zavitan chromosome 7A, WEW_v2.0, whole genome shotgun sequence genome encodes:
- the LOC119334641 gene encoding fatty acyl-CoA reductase 1-like translates to MVMVDGSLDAEKIAGYFKGKSILITGATGFLGKILVEKILRVQPDVRRIYLLVRAMDAHSAKQRVEAEVTDTELFCLLKEKHGKGGFELFVEEKVVPLAGDVVFENMGLDAPRLEELANEVDIIVNGAATTNFYERYDVALDVNVMGVKYLCQFAKKCANLKMLLHVSTAFAAGDREGLIMERPFKKGETLREGTYLDIDAELRLAGDVKKELERQDGGGGGDKTKRERKGMKELGLERSRHFGWSNTYVFTKAMGEMLLGQLHGAIPVVILRPSIITSILRDPLPGWMQGTRTIDTIIIGYAKQNLSCFLADLELTMDVIPGDMVANAMMVAMVAHSEEQGAEVMYHATSSLRNPAPYGVLYESGRRHFYENPRLSKDGRVIPTKEMHFFKTIASFHLYMLIKYKLPLEILHVVNLLLCGLLSQLYDDLNRKYKFVMHLVDVYGPFALFKGCFDDINLERLRLTMTKTSPEDDMFNFDPKTVDWNDYFYKIHIPGVLKYVLK, encoded by the exons atggTGATGGTGGATGGCAGCTTGGACGCAGAGAAGATCGCAGGGTATTTCAAGGGCAAGAGCatcctcatcaccggcgccactggCTTCCTCGGAAAGA TTCTTGTGGAGAAGATACTCCGGGTGCAGCCAGACGTGAGGAGGATCTACCTGCTCGTGCGAGCCATGGACGCCCACTCCGCCAAGCAACGCGTCGAGGCAGAG GTGACAGACACTGAGCTCTTCTGCCTCCTGAAAGAGAAGCATGGCAAGGGAGGATTCGAGCTGTTTGTGGAGGAGAAGGTTGTCCCTTTGGCCGGTGACGTCGTCTTCGAGAACATGGGGCTAGATGCTCCCAGGTTGGAGGAGCTGGCCAACGAGGTCGACATCATCGTCAATGGAGCTGCAACCACCAACTTCTACGAAAG ATATGACGTTGCGTTGGATGTGAATGTGATGGGGGTGAAGTACCTGTGCCAGTTCGCCAAGAAGTGTGCCAATCTCAAGATGCTCCTCCATGTTTCCACCG CATTTGCAGCCGGCGACAGGGAAGGGCTGATCATGGAGAGGCCGTTCAAGAAGGGGGAGACCCTGAGGGAAGGCACCTACCTGGACATCGACGCCGAGCTGCGGCTGGCCGGCGACGTGAAGAAGGAGCTAGAGcggcaggacggcggcggcggcggcgacaagaCCAAAAGGGAGCGGAAAGGCATGAAGGAGCTGGGGCTGGAGCGCTCCCGCCACTTCGGGTGGTCCAACACGTACGTGTTCACCAAGGCCATGGGCGAGATGCTGCTGGGGCAGCTCCACGGCGCCATCCCGGTGGTGATCCTGCGGCCCAGCATCATCACCAGCATCCTCAGGGACCCGCTCCCCGGGTGGATGCAGGGGACGCGGACCATCGACACCATCATCATCGGCTACGCCAAGCAGAACCTGTCGTGCTTCCTGGCGGACCTGGAGCTGACCATGGACGTGATCCCGGGGGACATGGTGGCCAACGCCATGATGGTGGCCATGGTGGCGCACTCGGAGGAGCAGGGCGCGGAGGTGATGTACCACGCCACCTCCTCGCTGCGCAACCCGGCCCCCTACGGCGTGCTCTACGAGTCCGGCCGCCGGCACTTCTACGAGAACCCCAGGCTGAGCAAGGACGGGCGGGTCATCCCCACCAAGGAGATGCACTTCTTCAAGACCATCGCCAGCTTCCACTTGTACATGCTCATCAAGTACAAGCTGCCACTCGAG ATCCTGCAcgtggtgaacctgctcctctgcggCCTCTTGTCGCAACTCTACGACGATCTCAACCGGAAATACAAGTTCGTCATGCATCTCGTCGACGTCTACGGTCCCTTCGCCTTATTCAAAGGATG CTTCGACGACATCAACTTGGAGCGGCTGCGATTGACCATGACCAAGACAAGCCCGGAGGATGACATGTTCAATTTTGATCCCAAGACCGTCGACTGGAACGACTACTTCTACAAAATCCACATACCGGGTGTCCTCAAGTATGTGCTCAAGTAA
- the LOC119334642 gene encoding probable uridine nucleosidase 1, whose amino-acid sequence MGEDGQIRRDRVIIDTDPGIDDSMTILMAFGEPSVEIIGLTTIFGNVTTEYATRNALLLCERAGHPEVPVAEGSPEPLKGGEPRVADFVHGSDGLGNLSLPAPTTKKVEESAAEFMVNKVSQFPGEISVLALGPLTNVALAIKRDPSFASKVKKIVVLGGAFFAAGNVNPAAEANIYGDPDAADVVFTSGADIDVVGINITTQCCFTDEDLLELKNSKGVHAQFLCDMCKFYRDWHEKSDGFQGIFLHDPVSFTALVHPEYFTFKKGVVRVETQGICTGHTLMDHGLKKWNSENPWSGYAPISVAWTVDVPKVLAYVKKLLMAP is encoded by the exons ATGGGGGAGGACGGGCAGATCCGCCGCGACAGGGTCATCATCGACACGGATCCCGGCATCG ATGACAGCATGACGATCCTAATGGCTTTTGGAGAACCAAGTGTGGAGATCATTGGGCTGACAACCATATTTGGCAACGTCACTACCGAGTATGCTACACGCAATGCGCTCTTGCTG TGTGAGAGAGCAGGGCATCCTGAGGTTCCAGTAGCAGAGGGCAGCCCGGAGCCTCTTAAG GGAGGAGAGCCACGCGTTGCTGACTTTGTTCATGGATCCGATGGTCTTGGTAACTTGTCTCTTCCTGCACCTACTACTAAGAAGGTTGAGGAAAGTGCTGCCGAGTTCATGGTTAATAAGGTCTCTCAGTTTCCTGGAGAGATATCTGTACTTGCATTGGGACCCCTGACAAATGTCGCATTG GCCATCAAAAGGGACCCGTCATTTGCAAGCAAGGTCAAAAAAATAGTCGTGCTGGGTGGAGCTTTCTTCGCAGCTGGAAATGTCAACCCTGCTGCTGAAGCAAAT ATCTATGGAGATCCGGATGCAGCGGATGTAGTTTTTACATCAGGAGCAGATATTGATGTGGTTGGCATTAACATAACAACTCAATGCTGTTTTACAG ATGAGGATCTCTTGGAACTGAAAAACTCAAAAGGGGTGCACGCACAGTTCTTGTGTGACATGTGCAAGTTCTACAGAGATTGGCATGAGAAGTCTGACGGCTTCCAAG GGATTTTCCTACATGATCCTGTGAGCTTTACAGCCTTAGTTCACCCTGAGTACTTCACATTCAAGAAGGGTGTTGTGAGAGTCGAGACCCAGGGCATTTGCACCGGCCATACTTTGATGGATCATGGATTGAAAAA GTGGAATTCAGAAAATCCATGGTCGGGTTATGCACCAATTTCAGTTGCATGGACAGTCGATGTGCCAAAGGTCCTTGCATATGTGAAGAAGCTGCTGATGGCGCCCTGA